A single window of Microbispora hainanensis DNA harbors:
- the lysS gene encoding lysine--tRNA ligase — protein sequence MDADWVARFADEVIAEAERRAPGKPVVCASGLSPSGPIHLGNLREVMTPHLVADEIRRRGYECVHIISWDDFDRFRKVPVGIDPAWNEHIGKPLTTVPAPPGSEYPNWAEHFKAPMIAALAELGVEFHGISQTQMYTSGAYREQVLLAMRERRRIDAILDQYRTKKAKAKQVTDADEAAALEGSGAASEDDGSGAGGYYPYKPYCSVCDRDLTTVTSYDDETTAMSYTCVCGHSETVLLSEHTRGKLVWKVDWPMRWAYEGVIFEPSGVDHSSPGSSFVVGGQIVREVFDAPQPIGPMYAFVGISGMAKMSSSKGGVPTPADALSIMEPALLRWLYARRRPNQSFKVSFDQEIQRMYDEWDTLTKKVQESTALPADQAAYRRASSTASRVLPETPRRLPYRTLASVVDITTGDEEQTLRILRAFDPEIGGLDELRPRLDRAQHWVNTYVPAEERTQVRETPDKELLDTLGEQDRESLRLLVEGLDAHWSLDGLTTLVYGVPKVQAGLDMDAKAATPELKAAQRAFFALLYRLLVGRDTGPRLPTLLLAVGRDRVRELLGRA from the coding sequence ATGGACGCCGACTGGGTGGCGCGTTTCGCCGATGAGGTCATCGCCGAGGCTGAACGGCGCGCACCGGGCAAACCCGTCGTCTGCGCGTCCGGCCTCAGCCCGTCCGGCCCGATCCACCTGGGCAACCTGCGCGAGGTCATGACCCCGCACCTGGTGGCCGACGAGATCAGGCGGCGCGGCTACGAGTGCGTGCACATCATCTCGTGGGACGACTTCGACCGCTTCCGCAAGGTTCCGGTGGGCATCGACCCCGCCTGGAACGAGCACATCGGCAAGCCGCTGACCACCGTCCCGGCCCCGCCCGGCAGCGAATACCCGAACTGGGCCGAGCACTTCAAGGCCCCGATGATCGCCGCGCTGGCGGAGCTGGGCGTGGAGTTCCACGGCATCAGCCAGACGCAGATGTACACCTCCGGGGCATACCGGGAGCAGGTGCTGCTCGCCATGCGCGAGCGGCGGCGGATCGACGCGATCCTCGACCAGTACCGCACCAAGAAGGCCAAGGCCAAGCAGGTCACGGACGCCGACGAGGCCGCCGCGCTCGAAGGCTCGGGGGCAGCGAGCGAGGACGACGGCTCCGGGGCCGGGGGCTACTACCCCTACAAGCCCTACTGCTCGGTCTGCGACCGCGACCTGACCACGGTCACGTCGTACGACGACGAGACCACGGCGATGTCGTACACCTGCGTGTGCGGCCACAGCGAGACGGTCCTGCTGTCCGAGCACACCCGCGGCAAGCTGGTGTGGAAGGTCGACTGGCCGATGCGCTGGGCGTACGAGGGCGTGATCTTCGAGCCGTCGGGCGTGGACCACAGCTCGCCGGGCTCGTCGTTCGTGGTCGGCGGCCAGATCGTCCGCGAGGTGTTCGACGCGCCGCAGCCGATCGGCCCGATGTACGCCTTCGTCGGCATCAGCGGCATGGCCAAGATGAGCAGCTCCAAGGGCGGCGTGCCGACCCCGGCCGACGCCCTGTCGATCATGGAGCCCGCGTTGCTGCGCTGGCTGTACGCCCGCCGCCGTCCCAACCAGTCGTTCAAGGTCTCCTTCGATCAGGAGATCCAGCGCATGTACGACGAGTGGGACACGCTGACGAAGAAGGTGCAGGAAAGCACGGCGCTGCCGGCCGACCAGGCGGCCTACCGCCGGGCGTCGAGCACGGCCTCCCGGGTCCTGCCCGAGACGCCGCGGCGGCTGCCTTACCGGACGCTCGCCTCGGTCGTGGACATCACGACCGGAGACGAGGAGCAGACGCTGCGTATCCTGCGCGCGTTCGACCCGGAGATCGGCGGGCTCGACGAGCTGCGGCCGCGGCTCGATCGCGCCCAGCACTGGGTGAACACCTACGTGCCCGCCGAGGAGCGCACACAGGTGCGCGAGACGCCCGACAAGGAGCTGCTCGACACGCTCGGCGAGCAGGACCGCGAGTCGCTGCGCCTGCTGGTGGAGGGACTCGACGCGCACTGGTCGCTCGACGGGCTGACCACGCTCGTCTACGGCGTGCCGAAGGTGCAGGCCGGGCTCGACATGGACGCCAAGGCGGCCACGCCCGAGCTGAAGGCGGCCCAGCGGGCCTTCTTCGCCCTGCTCTACCGGCTGCTCGTCGGCCGCGACACCGGCCCGCGGCTGCCCACGCTGCTGCTGGCCGTCGGCCGCGACCGGGTGCGTGAGCTCCTCGGCCGCGCCTGA
- a CDS encoding type III pantothenate kinase, with protein MLLTIDVSNTHTVLGLFEGEEVIEHWRIATDPRRTADEIAVVLQGLLGQSPLLKDADISGIAICSTVPSVLNEMREMSRRYYGDVTAVVVEPGVRTGVPVRMDNPKEVGSDRIVNALAATTLYGGPCVIVDFGTATSFDAVSARGEYVGAVTAPGLEISVDALATAGAQLHKVELVRPRSVIAKNTVEALQSGIIYGFAGLVDGIVDRMTAELASDPDDVTVVATGTGAPLVIGEARTIDVHEPWLTLIGLRLVYARNAS; from the coding sequence ATGCTGCTCACCATCGACGTCAGCAACACCCATACGGTGCTTGGCCTGTTCGAGGGTGAAGAGGTGATCGAACACTGGCGCATCGCCACCGACCCCCGCCGTACGGCGGACGAGATCGCGGTGGTGCTCCAGGGTCTCCTCGGGCAGTCGCCGCTTCTCAAGGACGCCGACATCAGCGGCATCGCGATCTGCTCCACGGTGCCGTCGGTGCTCAACGAGATGCGGGAGATGTCGCGGCGCTACTACGGCGACGTCACGGCGGTGGTCGTCGAGCCGGGCGTCCGCACCGGCGTCCCGGTCCGGATGGACAACCCCAAGGAGGTCGGCAGCGACCGCATCGTGAACGCGCTCGCCGCCACCACCCTGTACGGCGGGCCGTGTGTGATCGTGGACTTCGGCACGGCCACCTCGTTCGACGCCGTCTCGGCCCGGGGCGAGTACGTCGGGGCGGTGACCGCGCCCGGCCTGGAGATCTCGGTGGACGCGCTGGCCACGGCCGGGGCCCAGCTCCACAAGGTGGAGCTGGTGCGCCCACGGTCGGTGATCGCCAAGAACACCGTGGAGGCCCTCCAGTCGGGCATCATCTACGGCTTCGCGGGCCTGGTCGACGGCATCGTGGACCGGATGACGGCCGAGCTGGCCTCCGACCCCGACGACGTGACCGTGGTCGCCACGGGCACCGGTGCCCCGCTCGTCATCGGCGAGGCCCGTACGATCGACGTGCACGAGCCCTGGCTCACGCTGATCGGCCTGCGGCTGGTCTACGCCCGTAACGCGTCCTGA